Proteins co-encoded in one Halorussus vallis genomic window:
- a CDS encoding DUF7845 domain-containing protein — MTVYVDLAPHEFAANYIFDEDGLSPFFGCDYVVKANGGSHVAEFQFEGKTWVTKLYYQDSGIMNPGATTPQGTDSR; from the coding sequence GTGACCGTCTACGTCGACCTCGCGCCCCACGAGTTCGCCGCGAACTACATCTTCGACGAAGACGGGCTCAGCCCGTTCTTCGGGTGTGACTACGTCGTCAAAGCCAACGGCGGAAGCCACGTCGCCGAGTTCCAGTTCGAGGGAAAAACGTGGGTCACGAAGCTCTACTACCAGGATTCCGGAATCATGAATCCTGGCGCAACGACTCCTCAGGGGACTGATTCTCGTTAA
- a CDS encoding Cdc6/Cdc18 family protein, which translates to MITDARALRKSYVPQELHHREGQIDYLSSALRPITDGDTGEDAFIFGPTGTGKTTIAKFVLRQLEREALDVRWGYVNCISDASKAAVLHRLVRKAGCGADLRKEGTATSTFLDRLRDLDSQFVAIVDEVHVLDDMDTLLALYELENVSMVMVTLDEKSLFAEFGSQLESRLRSSPKVDLDKYGQDEMVDILQGRVEAGLSPGSITDEAVDYIADLAAGDARQAIALLRRSAKYAIKHGDGPISPAVVSQIRKDAQRDIRSSRIAELSTHQRLLFDILREAGELSAGELHSRYEEQANNPKTRSARRRYLGSLEDYELITSRGAGRGTRYEFRTK; encoded by the coding sequence ATGATTACGGACGCTCGCGCCCTTCGCAAGTCCTACGTCCCACAGGAACTCCATCACCGCGAAGGCCAAATTGATTATCTCTCTTCGGCTCTCCGGCCGATTACCGACGGCGATACCGGCGAGGATGCTTTCATCTTCGGACCTACTGGCACAGGGAAGACTACCATCGCCAAGTTCGTCCTCCGCCAGCTCGAACGCGAAGCCCTCGACGTTCGCTGGGGCTACGTCAACTGTATCTCTGACGCCTCGAAAGCAGCAGTCCTCCACCGACTCGTCCGAAAAGCCGGATGCGGAGCGGACCTTCGCAAAGAGGGTACTGCCACGTCGACGTTCCTCGACCGTCTCCGCGACCTCGATAGCCAGTTCGTCGCCATCGTCGACGAGGTCCACGTCCTCGACGATATGGACACCTTGCTCGCGCTCTACGAGCTGGAGAACGTCTCGATGGTCATGGTGACCCTCGATGAAAAGAGCCTCTTCGCAGAATTCGGCTCACAGCTCGAAAGCCGCCTTCGAAGTTCCCCGAAGGTCGATCTCGACAAATACGGGCAGGACGAGATGGTGGACATTCTCCAGGGGCGCGTTGAGGCGGGCCTGTCGCCCGGGTCAATCACCGACGAAGCAGTCGACTACATTGCGGACCTCGCTGCTGGAGATGCACGCCAAGCGATTGCTCTCCTCCGACGCTCAGCAAAGTACGCCATCAAGCACGGCGACGGCCCGATCTCCCCGGCGGTCGTCAGTCAGATTCGAAAGGACGCCCAGCGAGACATCCGGTCGTCTCGCATCGCTGAGCTGAGTACGCACCAACGATTGCTGTTCGACATTCTGAGGGAGGCAGGCGAGCTGTCGGCTGGGGAGTTGCATTCTCGGTACGAGGAGCAGGCGAACAATCCGAAGACGCGGAGTGCGCGACGGCGGTATCTCGGGAGTCTGGAGGACTACGAATTGATTACGTCGCGAGGAGCAGGGCGTGGGACGCGGTACGAATTCAGGACCAAATAG
- a CDS encoding DUF7563 family protein has protein sequence MAVPLHNTDSDRHTCDYCQAHVSRSFRRTYGTESGRAKRCPECDSWPRIEHGSARGKDVDHPDPQDHANRNGGQELRRPRVADGGETSW, from the coding sequence ATGGCGGTTCCGCTCCACAACACCGACAGCGACCGCCACACCTGCGACTACTGCCAGGCCCACGTCAGCCGGAGTTTCCGGCGAACCTACGGAACCGAGAGCGGACGCGCGAAGCGATGTCCCGAATGCGACTCCTGGCCGCGCATCGAACACGGTTCGGCGCGCGGCAAGGACGTTGACCATCCCGATCCCCAGGACCACGCCAATCGAAACGGTGGCCAGGAACTCCGCCGGCCGCGCGTGGCCGACGGAGGTGAGACGTCGTGGTAG
- a CDS encoding penicillin-insensitive murein endopeptidase has product MTGPLRNREAVTPDDVVSNTDRVLSTDAVVEFSPMFRSVSGTPQQFVISYILGEQNTDRYRVDKQFQAVVDELVRILTEPPLETSVAAPVIQDADERKRSILSDSPAWFRVAPNPDASDASTFYELPQMSLVRKYWEDVDTIAERVGVGPELVRAVMYIETTRGWYDEIPNWFDANKSILPMNVHVDYWDDTGITREYFEQPHVNILFGTYLLRELLERVENPTVEKVGTLYNNLAAEKVSNYGARVARLIGTQPWYRTTRTSAAAQPVSLAHGADILGDSVGVNGKNNPEDIRGLKNRFIELGFDWLGSNSTLDAATLDTIKLFQSIVRGQRSVSGDGRVDVPGPTYNWVISSKAPRWQRMPAGAMDGTTGFYNFELMEETNEHFDYGTNWMADTIRSAGVYYRETYLRVHPDAALLTINDVSLPRGGPAPPHNGHQTGLDCDIRLPRIDGTAPGQTTHEHAEYDRETTRGLLHALTVQPLVTRILFNDPVLASEGLCTPHAGHDDHIHFEIRPP; this is encoded by the coding sequence ATGACTGGCCCCCTCAGGAACCGCGAAGCGGTTACTCCCGATGATGTAGTCAGCAACACAGACCGAGTTTTGTCAACCGATGCAGTCGTCGAGTTCTCACCTATGTTTCGGTCAGTATCGGGTACGCCCCAGCAATTTGTTATCTCTTACATACTGGGCGAGCAGAACACTGACCGATATCGAGTGGACAAGCAATTTCAGGCAGTCGTTGACGAACTGGTACGAATATTGACTGAGCCTCCGTTGGAAACCTCAGTAGCGGCTCCAGTTATTCAGGATGCAGACGAACGAAAAAGAAGTATCCTCTCGGACTCGCCGGCGTGGTTTCGAGTCGCACCAAATCCAGACGCATCGGATGCATCAACGTTTTACGAACTTCCTCAGATGAGTTTGGTGCGAAAGTACTGGGAGGACGTCGATACCATAGCAGAACGAGTGGGCGTAGGTCCAGAATTGGTGAGGGCTGTCATGTATATAGAGACGACTCGGGGGTGGTACGACGAGATACCCAACTGGTTCGATGCAAACAAGTCAATTCTCCCAATGAACGTGCATGTTGACTATTGGGATGACACGGGGATCACGCGAGAGTATTTCGAACAACCACATGTGAACATCCTCTTCGGTACGTATCTTCTACGGGAACTACTCGAACGAGTCGAGAACCCGACCGTCGAAAAAGTTGGTACACTCTATAACAATCTAGCGGCCGAGAAAGTTTCGAACTACGGCGCACGAGTTGCCCGTCTCATCGGTACCCAGCCTTGGTACAGAACTACAAGGACGAGCGCTGCCGCTCAACCAGTATCACTTGCGCACGGAGCAGACATCTTGGGCGACAGCGTTGGGGTTAATGGGAAGAATAATCCAGAGGATATCCGCGGGCTGAAAAACCGGTTCATTGAACTCGGGTTCGACTGGTTGGGGTCGAACTCGACGCTTGATGCCGCAACTCTTGATACGATTAAGCTGTTTCAATCCATTGTACGGGGGCAACGATCTGTCAGTGGTGATGGGCGAGTCGATGTCCCCGGGCCGACATACAATTGGGTGATATCATCCAAAGCCCCCCGCTGGCAGCGAATGCCAGCGGGGGCAATGGATGGGACGACAGGATTCTACAATTTCGAGCTCATGGAGGAGACCAACGAACACTTCGACTACGGAACGAACTGGATGGCCGATACAATTCGAAGTGCAGGAGTGTACTACCGTGAAACCTATCTTCGAGTTCATCCTGATGCGGCTCTGCTCACCATCAACGACGTAAGTTTGCCTAGAGGGGGGCCAGCGCCGCCCCATAACGGACATCAAACCGGACTAGATTGCGACATCCGTTTGCCACGAATCGATGGGACGGCACCAGGACAAACAACGCACGAACACGCGGAGTACGACCGTGAAACGACGCGAGGGCTCCTTCACGCTCTGACGGTGCAGCCTCTGGTTACGAGGATTCTTTTCAATGACCCTGTCCTCGCTAGTGAAGGACTCTGTACTCCTCACGCTGGACATGATGATCACATCCATTTCGAGATTCGACCACCGTGA
- a CDS encoding DUF7845 domain-containing protein, translating to MKQQKANFHISPRWQGMRVENSDGDVSELSVPDDLTEGINVRAVGANIEFDHYRYLLQRAASAHDVNPGYFANPHEHSNVQDAERYVRLHKARSGPIHARDGPIAKMAHLLENDRDGYRKLVQNERDEHGRHLPGYYHTVTLGPRRTEAAFPSHSLPKEVKHYYSREAAGMPESEALAHPKLGASYQVSRWDQRLGVTDDDLAQLTEELEETVLAVLAEAGLPVRPGDRDMKGEIETRGPYVPDAYFEASESNRDRNLVSLNLTRIEQRQESVVIKHLSDGFSPVEWESLEKLVTDGGTVSPADIADDYGRHVDSVRRALKRLPDLIEHDYGCVKLRSDYIAEYVHEAVEQARDATQRAVEATAKAAEAAERGVDETTSAFIAFCARHGIEVDDRHEARLTLRMGGVRDAQRRVQQAYRLWVNAGKDPARFREAQLHLGERGYGVAWQFL from the coding sequence GTGAAACAGCAGAAAGCGAACTTCCACATCTCTCCGCGTTGGCAAGGGATGCGCGTTGAGAACAGCGACGGCGATGTGAGCGAGCTCTCCGTTCCTGACGATTTGACCGAAGGCATCAACGTGCGTGCCGTAGGGGCAAACATCGAGTTCGACCACTACCGATACCTGCTCCAGCGTGCTGCCTCAGCACACGACGTCAATCCGGGGTACTTCGCGAATCCTCACGAACACAGTAACGTCCAAGACGCCGAGCGCTACGTCCGACTTCACAAGGCTCGAAGCGGTCCGATTCACGCTCGCGATGGGCCGATTGCGAAGATGGCACATCTCCTGGAGAATGATCGCGACGGCTACCGGAAGCTCGTACAGAACGAGCGCGACGAACACGGCCGCCACCTCCCGGGATACTACCACACAGTCACGCTCGGTCCGCGACGCACCGAGGCTGCGTTCCCATCGCACTCACTTCCGAAGGAAGTGAAGCACTACTACTCGCGAGAGGCCGCCGGGATGCCCGAGTCGGAAGCGCTTGCTCATCCGAAACTCGGAGCCTCGTATCAAGTGAGTCGATGGGACCAGAGACTCGGTGTCACCGACGACGATCTCGCCCAGCTGACTGAGGAACTCGAAGAGACTGTGTTGGCAGTCCTCGCCGAGGCAGGTCTCCCGGTGCGCCCGGGCGACCGTGACATGAAAGGCGAAATTGAGACCCGAGGACCGTACGTTCCCGACGCCTATTTCGAAGCGAGCGAGAGCAATCGCGACCGGAATCTCGTCTCACTCAATCTGACCAGAATCGAGCAGCGCCAAGAGAGTGTGGTCATCAAGCATCTCTCGGACGGGTTCTCTCCGGTCGAGTGGGAGTCACTTGAGAAACTGGTGACTGATGGCGGCACGGTTTCGCCCGCGGATATCGCCGACGACTACGGCCGACACGTTGACTCCGTTCGCCGGGCGCTCAAGCGTCTCCCCGACTTAATCGAACACGACTACGGATGCGTGAAGCTCCGGAGCGACTACATCGCCGAGTACGTTCACGAGGCAGTCGAACAGGCCCGAGACGCGACTCAGCGGGCGGTTGAAGCGACCGCGAAGGCAGCAGAAGCAGCGGAGCGTGGCGTCGACGAGACGACGAGTGCGTTCATTGCGTTCTGTGCGAGACACGGTATCGAAGTCGACGACCGTCACGAGGCGCGCCTCACCCTTCGGATGGGTGGAGTGCGTGACGCCCAACGACGAGTCCAGCAAGCGTACCGACTCTGGGTGAACGCCGGCAAGGACCCAGCACGGTTCCGAGAGGCGCAGCTCCATCTCGGTGAGCGAGGCTACGGGGTCGCCTGGCAGTTCCTGTAG
- a CDS encoding helix-turn-helix transcriptional regulator, with the protein MTAHDLVGDTKQSRVATDGGIQFTDLHAFERDLLYAVRTLEREDEPPKGLAVKEHLEPDYRDRIHHSRLYQNLNGLVDRGLLAKGEKDGRTSEYETTDEGRHLVDRRAKRLAERAGFAVEGGDDR; encoded by the coding sequence ATGACCGCACACGACCTCGTTGGCGATACCAAACAGTCGCGGGTGGCGACGGACGGCGGCATTCAGTTCACCGACCTTCACGCCTTCGAGCGCGATCTCCTCTATGCAGTCCGAACCCTCGAACGCGAGGATGAACCTCCGAAGGGCCTCGCAGTCAAGGAACACCTCGAACCCGACTACCGTGACCGGATTCACCACTCGCGGCTCTACCAGAATCTGAACGGACTCGTCGACCGTGGCCTGCTCGCGAAGGGCGAGAAGGACGGCCGGACCAGCGAGTACGAGACGACCGACGAAGGCCGGCACCTGGTCGACCGCCGCGCGAAGCGCCTCGCCGAACGGGCCGGGTTCGCGGTCGAAGGCGGTGATGACCGATGA
- a CDS encoding MFS transporter — MIAAKRLLWRNRDFRRFFAGQFTTNAGDSLYTVAVLWLAFELSGSTLITGALNAILLLPWLLQVFAGPLVDRLPLRSILVGSQVVQGVVVLVLPLAAVTGHLSVGVLFVVAPVLMLATLVMAPMETALLPRIVDDERLSEANSAMATVTLGLDMVFDAIGGGFIAVFGATMLFFADSVTFAVAALLFAGISLGPPGSPEETEETDESEPTVESVLRSYVSDLRAGVEVLHGTLFMELMMTTAVANFTAGVTLAILPAFSAGIGGPAIYGLLLGALGIGRLVGSIVGPYVEGVPYGMVLISQGFGAGCWVAAVLAPSPALTIVLFGLAWVPAGTSGVLTATLNQRVFPADMLGRVSATKGTATGATLPLGSLVGGIVAETLGTTTTLALAASGFGFTAVYVLLRPRLRQLPAVTAAEPDDFDLQTETEQPAE; from the coding sequence ATGATTGCTGCCAAGCGCTTGCTGTGGCGTAACCGGGACTTCCGGCGCTTCTTTGCCGGGCAGTTCACTACGAACGCCGGAGATAGCCTCTACACGGTCGCGGTACTCTGGCTCGCCTTCGAGCTGAGCGGGTCGACCCTCATCACCGGCGCCCTGAACGCGATACTGCTACTCCCGTGGCTGCTACAAGTGTTCGCCGGGCCACTCGTCGACCGCCTGCCGCTTAGATCCATCCTCGTCGGGTCACAGGTGGTTCAGGGCGTTGTTGTGCTCGTCCTGCCGCTCGCAGCGGTGACTGGACATCTAAGCGTCGGCGTCCTGTTCGTCGTCGCCCCGGTTCTAATGCTTGCCACGCTCGTAATGGCGCCGATGGAGACCGCGCTACTCCCTCGTATCGTTGATGACGAGCGACTCTCCGAGGCCAATTCCGCCATGGCGACGGTGACACTCGGGCTGGATATGGTGTTCGATGCAATCGGGGGCGGTTTCATCGCCGTCTTCGGAGCGACGATGCTGTTCTTCGCTGACTCAGTCACCTTCGCCGTCGCCGCGCTGCTATTCGCCGGTATCTCGCTGGGACCTCCCGGAAGTCCGGAAGAAACAGAGGAGACTGACGAATCCGAACCGACCGTCGAGTCAGTGCTCCGGTCGTACGTATCGGATCTACGGGCAGGTGTCGAGGTCCTTCATGGGACCCTCTTCATGGAATTGATGATGACGACCGCGGTGGCGAACTTCACGGCCGGGGTCACGCTGGCGATTCTACCGGCGTTCAGCGCCGGCATTGGCGGTCCTGCGATTTACGGCTTGCTGTTGGGAGCCCTCGGCATCGGTCGGCTCGTCGGGTCCATCGTCGGCCCATATGTAGAGGGTGTTCCCTACGGGATGGTTCTAATCTCGCAGGGGTTCGGCGCGGGTTGCTGGGTCGCGGCGGTGTTGGCGCCGTCGCCGGCGCTCACGATCGTTCTGTTCGGCCTCGCGTGGGTGCCTGCCGGCACATCGGGCGTGCTTACGGCGACGCTGAACCAGCGAGTGTTCCCGGCCGACATGCTCGGCCGGGTCTCCGCGACTAAGGGCACTGCCACGGGGGCGACGCTCCCACTGGGCTCACTCGTCGGCGGTATCGTCGCTGAAACGCTCGGAACGACGACGACTCTGGCGCTGGCCGCGAGCGGCTTCGGCTTCACGGCCGTCTACGTCCTTCTGCGGCCGCGGCTCCGACAACTCCCTGCTGTCACGGCCGCCGAGCCGGACGACTTTGACCTACAGACCGAGACGGAGCAACCGGCGGAGTAG
- a CDS encoding tubulin/FtsZ family protein produces MKLAMIGFGQAGGKIVDKFVEYDRRIGADVVRSAIAVNTAKADLAGLQNVPERNRVLIGQARVKGHGVGADNELGADIAEEDLDEIQGAVDQVPVHEIDAFLVVAGMGGGTGSGGAPVLSGHLKRIYTEPVYGLGVLPAQDEGGIYTLNAARSFKTFVDQVDNLLVFDNDAWRETGESMRGGYDRINEEIVRRFGVLFAAGEVQPGQKVGESVVDSSEIINTLSCGGVSTIGYATEQVENPNGGLLGRFRDSELDATETTNRLTSLVRKAALGRLTLPCEVRSTDRSLVVMSGPSDYLNRKGIERGRKWLENETASMEVRGGDYPVEDSEHVAAVTLLSGVTDVPRIKQLQGIAIETQDNIEDIREESQQNLNNLVKDDAGELEALF; encoded by the coding sequence ATGAAGCTCGCAATGATCGGCTTCGGTCAAGCTGGCGGCAAGATAGTTGACAAGTTCGTCGAGTACGACCGGCGCATCGGCGCGGACGTCGTCCGGTCTGCCATCGCGGTCAACACCGCGAAGGCCGACCTCGCCGGACTCCAAAACGTCCCCGAGCGCAACCGCGTGCTCATCGGTCAGGCCCGCGTGAAGGGCCACGGCGTCGGGGCCGACAACGAACTCGGCGCCGACATCGCCGAGGAGGACTTAGACGAGATTCAGGGCGCCGTCGACCAGGTGCCGGTCCACGAAATCGACGCCTTCCTCGTGGTCGCGGGGATGGGCGGCGGCACCGGCTCCGGCGGCGCGCCCGTCCTCTCGGGGCACCTGAAGCGCATCTACACCGAGCCGGTGTACGGTCTGGGCGTGCTCCCCGCCCAGGACGAGGGCGGCATCTACACGCTGAACGCCGCGCGGTCGTTCAAGACGTTCGTCGACCAGGTGGACAACCTGCTGGTGTTCGACAACGACGCCTGGCGCGAAACCGGCGAGTCGATGCGCGGGGGCTACGACCGCATCAACGAGGAGATCGTTCGGCGGTTCGGCGTGCTCTTCGCCGCGGGCGAGGTCCAGCCCGGCCAGAAGGTCGGCGAGAGCGTCGTCGACTCCAGCGAAATCATCAACACGCTCTCGTGCGGCGGCGTCTCGACCATCGGCTACGCGACCGAGCAGGTCGAGAACCCCAACGGCGGGCTCCTCGGGCGCTTCCGCGACAGCGAACTCGACGCCACCGAAACCACGAACCGCCTGACCAGCCTCGTCCGGAAGGCGGCGCTCGGCCGTCTCACCCTCCCCTGCGAGGTCAGGAGCACCGACCGCTCGCTGGTCGTGATGAGCGGTCCCTCCGACTACCTCAACCGCAAAGGCATCGAGCGCGGGCGCAAGTGGCTGGAGAACGAGACCGCGAGCATGGAGGTCCGGGGCGGCGACTACCCCGTCGAGGACTCGGAACACGTCGCGGCGGTGACCCTGCTCTCGGGCGTCACCGACGTCCCGCGCATCAAACAGCTCCAGGGCATCGCCATCGAAACCCAGGACAACATCGAGGACATCCGCGAGGAGAGCCAGCAGAACCTGAACAACCTCGTGAAGGACGACGCGGGCGAGTTGGAGGCGCTGTTCTAA
- a CDS encoding RNA-guided endonuclease InsQ/TnpB family protein → MYYAYKYRLKPSDAHREELDRHRDICRQLYNHTLYRLNEYQDEHGELPSMTTLRSELPNLKKWWDGLSDVYSKVLQTVVERLFDNLKGLSALKENGYGVGQLKWKPLREFRSFTYSQSGFKLDKKGGQTVLSLSKLADVPIRLHRAIPDDADVKQVTVKKEPTGKWFATFGIEVNREPPEPPANPERCVGIDVGILKYAHDTDGTAVGSLDLSAERERLEREQRSLSQKEHGSNNWEAQRRRVAECHADLRRKRRDFLHKLSAYYAREYDLVAVEDLNVKGMMESPSNSRNTASAAWRTFLSLLEYKCDREGTHFVAVNPRGTTKECATCVVSTEKPLWVREHSCPACGFEADRDANAAWNILSRGLQDVGVGHSEGTPVETALPVDTPVSAKRVVESGSPTLKDRTAKP, encoded by the coding sequence ATGTACTACGCCTACAAGTACCGTCTCAAGCCGTCCGACGCCCACCGCGAGGAGTTGGACCGCCACCGCGACATTTGTAGGCAACTGTACAACCACACGCTCTACCGCCTCAACGAGTACCAAGACGAACACGGCGAACTACCGTCCATGACCACCCTGCGGTCGGAACTACCCAACCTCAAGAAGTGGTGGGACGGCCTCTCGGACGTGTACTCGAAGGTTCTCCAGACCGTCGTGGAACGGCTGTTCGACAACCTCAAAGGACTCTCCGCGCTCAAGGAGAACGGCTACGGCGTCGGTCAACTCAAGTGGAAGCCACTACGCGAGTTCCGAAGTTTCACATACAGCCAGTCTGGCTTCAAGCTCGACAAGAAGGGCGGTCAGACCGTGCTGTCCCTCTCGAAACTCGCGGATGTGCCGATACGGCTCCACCGCGCCATCCCCGACGACGCCGACGTGAAACAGGTCACGGTGAAGAAGGAACCGACGGGCAAGTGGTTCGCCACGTTCGGTATCGAAGTTAACCGCGAACCGCCCGAACCGCCTGCGAATCCCGAGCGGTGCGTCGGTATCGACGTGGGAATACTCAAGTACGCCCACGACACCGACGGTACGGCGGTCGGGTCGCTCGACCTCTCCGCCGAACGGGAGCGGCTGGAACGCGAACAGCGGTCACTCTCGCAGAAGGAACACGGGTCGAACAACTGGGAGGCGCAACGGCGTCGGGTTGCGGAGTGTCACGCCGACCTCCGACGGAAGCGCCGTGACTTCCTCCACAAACTCTCTGCCTACTACGCGCGGGAGTACGACCTTGTGGCGGTCGAAGACCTGAACGTGAAGGGGATGATGGAATCACCGTCGAACAGTCGCAACACGGCGTCAGCGGCGTGGCGGACGTTCCTCTCGTTGCTCGAATACAAATGCGACCGCGAAGGGACGCACTTCGTGGCGGTCAACCCGAGAGGGACGACGAAAGAGTGCGCGACGTGCGTCGTCTCGACGGAGAAGCCGCTATGGGTCCGTGAACATTCCTGTCCTGCCTGCGGGTTTGAGGCGGACAGGGATGCGAACGCGGCGTGGAACATCCTTTCTCGCGGTCTACAAGATGTAGGAGTGGGACACTCCGAAGGAACGCCTGTGGAGACTGCGCTCCCTGTAGATACGCCTGTATCTGCAAAGCGCGTCGTTGAATCAGGAAGCCCTACCCTCAAGGATCGAACGGCGAAGCCGTGA
- the trmY gene encoding tRNA (pseudouridine(54)-N(1))-methyltransferase TrmY — protein sequence MRQFIVLGHDAPTTPEFSLDDLAGGAGRLDVLCRCVNSAFFLSHAIREDVRTNLVLGDELTIRFEGSELRRLNPDERSTAALIRNALGKKDEAIGHMEAESSPGVYLSKRGFEPVLEAAASDGTVVQLHEDGDPVVDVEPPENPVFVLSDHNDFEESEEASLADAADQRVRLGPELLHADHAITVAHNYLDTEGYEVY from the coding sequence ATGCGACAGTTCATCGTCCTCGGCCACGACGCGCCGACGACTCCGGAGTTCTCGCTCGACGACCTCGCGGGCGGCGCGGGCCGACTCGACGTGCTGTGTCGGTGCGTCAACTCGGCGTTCTTCCTCTCGCACGCGATTCGGGAGGACGTCCGGACCAACCTCGTGCTCGGCGACGAACTGACGATTCGCTTCGAGGGGTCGGAACTGCGGCGGCTCAACCCCGACGAGCGCAGCACCGCGGCGCTGATTCGCAACGCCCTGGGGAAGAAAGACGAGGCCATCGGTCACATGGAGGCCGAGAGTTCGCCGGGCGTCTACCTCTCGAAGCGCGGATTCGAACCGGTGCTGGAGGCGGCCGCCAGCGACGGCACCGTCGTGCAACTCCACGAGGACGGCGACCCGGTGGTGGACGTCGAACCGCCGGAGAATCCCGTGTTCGTCCTCTCGGACCACAACGACTTCGAGGAGAGCGAGGAGGCCTCGCTGGCTGACGCGGCCGACCAGCGCGTGCGCCTCGGCCCGGAATTGCTCCACGCCGACCACGCCATCACGGTTGCCCACAACTACCTCGACACCGAAGGGTACGAGGTGTACTGA
- a CDS encoding TIGR00725 family protein, with protein sequence MRVSVVGGGTVTEEQAAAAEAVGRHLAERGHTIVCGGLGGVMEAACRGASEAGGTTIGILPGEDRAAANPYVDVAVATGLGHARNPLVVMNGDAVIAVDGGPGTLSEIGFAGVFERPIAGLGTHDAPGVEPVETPEAAVRFVESAVGETTDREE encoded by the coding sequence ATGCGCGTGAGCGTGGTCGGCGGCGGAACCGTCACCGAAGAGCAGGCGGCGGCCGCCGAAGCGGTCGGACGCCACCTCGCCGAGCGCGGCCACACCATCGTCTGCGGGGGCCTCGGCGGCGTCATGGAGGCCGCCTGTCGCGGCGCGAGCGAGGCCGGCGGGACGACCATCGGCATCCTCCCCGGCGAGGATCGCGCGGCCGCGAATCCCTACGTGGACGTGGCGGTCGCCACGGGACTCGGCCACGCCAGGAATCCGCTGGTGGTGATGAACGGCGACGCCGTAATCGCCGTCGACGGCGGACCGGGGACCCTCTCGGAGATCGGCTTCGCGGGAGTGTTCGAGAGGCCAATTGCGGGCCTCGGGACCCACGACGCGCCGGGGGTCGAACCGGTCGAGACGCCCGAGGCGGCGGTGAGGTTCGTCGAGAGCGCGGTCGGCGAGACGACGGACCGCGAGGAGTGA
- a CDS encoding J domain-containing protein: MTQELDWPAGFDRTNPADRTRNNRYEATLRDSIDDLEAELGRVGVDDWRLSTAARHQKRNPKYPYADANPSDPSAVVRWSMDGAQYAVACDAYSRLRDNVRTLYLYVREKRKMEQRPVVTGESEFANARLPPGDSEADAVVARRPPHELLDVAPDAAEDVVKAAARQKLKEHHPDRGGDREAFQRVQEAREAMLSDGDR, encoded by the coding sequence GTGACGCAGGAACTCGACTGGCCGGCCGGCTTCGACCGCACCAACCCGGCCGACCGGACGCGGAACAACCGCTACGAAGCGACGCTCCGGGACTCCATCGACGACCTCGAAGCGGAGCTCGGACGCGTCGGCGTCGACGATTGGCGACTCTCGACGGCCGCACGCCACCAGAAGCGGAATCCGAAGTACCCCTACGCCGACGCGAATCCGAGTGACCCGAGTGCGGTCGTTCGGTGGTCCATGGACGGCGCGCAGTACGCGGTCGCCTGTGACGCCTACTCCCGACTTCGGGACAACGTCCGGACGCTCTACCTCTACGTCCGCGAGAAGCGCAAGATGGAGCAGCGCCCAGTGGTCACCGGGGAGAGCGAGTTCGCCAACGCGCGACTCCCGCCAGGCGACTCGGAAGCCGACGCGGTGGTGGCCCGCCGACCGCCCCACGAACTTCTCGACGTCGCACCGGACGCCGCAGAGGACGTCGTGAAGGCGGCAGCGCGGCAGAAGCTGAAGGAACACCACCCAGACCGCGGCGGCGACCGGGAGGCGTTCCAGCGCGTCCAGGAGGCGAGAGAGGCCATGCTCTCCGATGGGGACCGATGA
- the tnpA gene encoding IS200/IS605 family transposase yields MEYDLDSGAHSTYSLHYHLILTTKYRRGVLTEERTQFIRGVISGFTDKYGVELTNLDGEDDHVHILFRAKPTTDLVKFINTVKGATARRIRNEYADELKTELWGDSFWNDSYCLISTGQVSLDVLKKYVENQRES; encoded by the coding sequence ATGGAATACGACCTCGATTCGGGAGCGCATTCGACGTATTCCCTGCACTACCACCTGATACTCACCACGAAGTATCGGCGCGGAGTGTTAACCGAGGAGCGAACCCAATTCATTCGCGGGGTCATCAGCGGGTTCACGGACAAGTACGGCGTCGAACTGACGAACCTTGACGGAGAGGACGACCACGTTCACATCCTGTTCCGAGCGAAACCCACCACGGACCTCGTGAAGTTCATCAACACGGTCAAGGGCGCGACCGCCCGCCGTATCCGAAACGAGTACGCGGACGAACTGAAGACTGAACTGTGGGGCGACTCGTTCTGGAACGACTCGTACTGTCTCATCTCGACGGGGCAGGTGTCGCTGGACGTGCTGAAGAAATACGTCGAGAATCAGCGGGAGAGTTGA